The following are encoded in a window of Candidatus Nitrosotalea sinensis genomic DNA:
- a CDS encoding fibronectin type III domain-containing protein, translating into MRKQLSLVMLFSISALLFFPSYVSLNNNGIIPSADAIPPVPAVLYGADSVSNLYSIDPSDGSYTPIGSGIGSVVTGIDFNSTGFLYGADGNVTTISTTTGVGAYAYSKSADCTGGFAFDPAIKPNPRFICGLVFSPLLVVNGLNPNGSFLSITSHLLDPSDTSSFGGLSVGPDNNIYYADTYGIYRIIQPVNSASFSLFAPLDFSAFPDTNCGVISLSFDTSGKLYGAVSCDTSQYLATINLSNGPSTTPIAVSKVAQSVPGLAAISFVHTIPSPPSSPIASTVNGTVSLTWTIPTSTGGSAILGYNVYRSTTPGGEGATPLATVTNAPGYTDNSGLVPGQTYYYTIKAFNISGLSPSSNEVYLIVSPVSPSKLTATPGNNQVSLSWTAPTSNGGSSITGYNIYRGTTAGGESATPIATGVTSTSFVDTGVTNGQTYYYVIKAVNSGGMSYASNEASATLYAAAPPSAPSSLTATPGNNQVSLSWTAPTSNGGSSITGYNIYRGTTAGGESATPIATGVTSTSFVDTGVTNGQTYYYVIRAVNSAGASSASNEANATPSSPPASPSALTAVPGDSQVSLSWTAPTSNGGSSITGYNIYRGTTAGGESATPIATGVTSTSFVDTGVTNGQTYYYVIRAVNSAGTSSASNEASAKPISSTIITPPSAPSSLTATPGNNQVSLSWTAPTSNGGSSITGYNIYRGTTAGGESATPIATGVTSTSFVDTGVTNGQTYYYVIRAVNSAGASSASNEANATPTASTSTPFAKKSGVVENLSMLTLVTKDDQHDIKEAANDITESVTPTWWSTDGIHLNTKKGEHVFDEEKEATRHMMDVIKDGKESTSVLNSLRNDINQLVDVDNMLATTAINDAKALVTHLSGNDAKELQHHIDDAQKEMNNAADDYSKGNFDDVIEHYKHAWKDVTDNDDDVKHDDAKDHKK; encoded by the coding sequence GTGAGAAAACAGCTTTCCCTAGTTATGCTATTTAGCATATCTGCACTTTTGTTCTTTCCTTCATATGTCTCATTAAATAATAATGGCATTATTCCATCTGCAGATGCAATCCCACCAGTGCCTGCTGTATTGTATGGCGCAGATTCTGTATCTAATCTATATTCAATTGATCCTTCTGATGGCTCCTATACTCCAATAGGATCTGGAATAGGTTCTGTAGTTACTGGAATTGATTTTAACAGCACTGGATTTTTGTATGGCGCGGATGGTAATGTAACAACCATCAGCACTACAACAGGAGTAGGTGCATATGCATATTCCAAGTCTGCTGACTGTACAGGAGGATTTGCATTTGATCCAGCAATCAAGCCTAATCCTAGATTCATCTGTGGTTTGGTCTTTTCTCCATTACTTGTAGTAAACGGTCTTAATCCAAACGGATCTTTTCTAAGCATTACCTCACATTTGCTTGATCCATCTGACACTTCATCATTTGGAGGTCTTTCCGTTGGCCCTGATAATAACATCTATTATGCAGACACCTATGGAATATATCGAATAATTCAGCCTGTAAACTCAGCAAGCTTTAGCTTGTTTGCACCGTTAGATTTCTCTGCATTCCCTGATACTAATTGTGGTGTAATATCACTCTCGTTTGATACATCTGGAAAACTATACGGAGCAGTATCATGTGATACAAGTCAATACTTGGCCACAATCAATCTAAGCAACGGCCCAAGTACAACTCCAATAGCAGTATCCAAGGTAGCACAATCTGTTCCCGGACTTGCTGCAATATCTTTTGTTCACACTATTCCTAGTCCTCCATCAAGTCCAATAGCTTCAACTGTTAACGGTACTGTCTCACTTACATGGACAATTCCAACATCCACTGGAGGTTCTGCAATACTTGGTTACAATGTGTACCGTAGCACTACTCCTGGAGGAGAAGGTGCAACACCACTTGCTACTGTAACAAACGCACCAGGATATACTGATAACAGTGGACTAGTACCTGGTCAAACATACTATTATACCATTAAAGCATTCAACATCAGCGGTCTGTCACCATCATCAAATGAAGTGTACTTGATTGTATCACCTGTATCACCATCTAAACTAACAGCAACACCAGGAAACAACCAAGTCTCACTCTCCTGGACAGCTCCAACATCTAATGGAGGTTCATCAATTACTGGTTACAACATATACCGTGGTACTACAGCAGGAGGAGAATCTGCAACACCAATTGCTACTGGAGTAACTTCCACAAGCTTTGTTGATACTGGAGTAACAAACGGTCAGACATACTACTATGTTATCAAGGCAGTAAACTCTGGCGGTATGTCATATGCATCAAATGAAGCAAGTGCTACATTATATGCAGCAGCACCTCCATCTGCTCCATCTTCACTAACAGCAACACCAGGAAACAACCAAGTCTCACTCTCCTGGACAGCTCCAACATCTAATGGAGGTTCATCAATTACTGGTTACAACATATACCGTGGTACTACAGCAGGAGGAGAATCTGCAACACCAATTGCTACTGGAGTAACTTCCACAAGCTTTGTTGATACTGGAGTAACAAACGGTCAGACATACTACTATGTCATTAGAGCAGTAAACTCTGCTGGCGCATCATCTGCTTCAAATGAAGCAAATGCCACACCGTCTTCACCTCCAGCTTCACCATCTGCGTTAACTGCCGTACCTGGAGATAGCCAAGTCTCACTCTCCTGGACAGCTCCAACATCTAATGGAGGTTCATCAATTACTGGTTACAACATATACCGTGGTACTACAGCAGGAGGAGAATCTGCAACACCAATTGCTACTGGAGTAACTTCCACAAGCTTTGTTGATACTGGAGTAACAAACGGTCAGACATACTACTATGTCATTAGAGCAGTAAACTCTGCTGGCACATCATCTGCTTCAAATGAGGCAAGTGCAAAACCAATTTCATCTACAATCATAACACCTCCATCTGCTCCATCTTCACTAACAGCAACACCAGGAAACAACCAAGTCTCACTCTCCTGGACAGCTCCAACATCTAATGGAGGTTCATCAATTACTGGTTACAACATATACCGTGGTACTACAGCAGGAGGAGAATCTGCAACACCAATTGCTACTGGAGTAACTTCCACAAGCTTTGTTGATACTGGAGTAACAAACGGTCAGACATACTACTATGTCATTAGAGCAGTAAACTCTGCTGGCGCATCATCTGCTTCAAATGAAGCAAATGCCACACCAACAGCATCTACATCAACACCATTTGCAAAGAAGAGTGGTGTAGTAGAAAACCTGAGTATGCTTACACTTGTTACCAAAGATGATCAACATGATATTAAAGAAGCAGCCAACGATATAACCGAAAGTGTAACACCTACATGGTGGAGTACTGATGGTATACACCTAAACACAAAGAAAGGGGAACATGTCTTTGACGAAGAAAAAGAGGCAACAAGACACATGATGGATGTAATAAAAGATGGTAAAGAGTCTACATCTGTCTTAAATTCATTACG